A genome region from Populus alba chromosome 5, ASM523922v2, whole genome shotgun sequence includes the following:
- the LOC118030443 gene encoding uncharacterized protein, whose product MEGLMSKLRNLDAYPKINEDFYSRTLSGGVITLASSIVMFLLFFSELGLYLHAVTETKLVVDTSRGETLRINFDVTFPALPCSILSLDAMDISGEQHLDVKHDIIKKRLDFHGNVIEARQDGIGAPKIEKPLQRHGGRLEHNETYCGSCYGAEASDEDCCNSCEEVREAYRKKGWAVTNPDLMDQCKREGFLQKIKDEEGEGCNIYGFLEVNKVAGNFHFAPGKSFQQSGVHVHDLLAFQKDSFNITHKINRLTFGEYFPGVVNPLDGVQWTQETPSGMYQYFIKVVPTVYTDVSGHTIQSNQFSVTEHFRGTDIGRLQSLPGVFFFYDLSPIKVTFTEEHVSFLHFLTNVCAIVGGVFTVSGILDSFIYHGQKAIKKKMEIGKFS is encoded by the exons ATGGAGGGGTTAATGAGCAAGCTAAGGAATTTGGATGCATATCCAAAAATCAACGAGGATTTCTACAGCCGTACGCTTTCCGGTGGTGTTATTACTCTCGCTTCCTCTATCGTTATgtttctcctcttcttctccgAGCTCG GATTATATCTTCATGCGGTAACTGAAACAAAACTAGTGGTGGATACTTCGAGAGGAGAAACTCTACGTATCAAT TTTGATGTCACGTTCCCCGCTCTTCCGTGCTCTATTCTTAGCCTTGATGCCATGGATATTAGTGGAGAGCAACATCTTGATGTA AAACATgatataattaagaaaagacTAGATTTTCATGGAAATGTAATAGAAGCACGGCAAGATGGAATTGGTGCCCCAAAG ATTGAAAAGCCTTTGCAGAGGCATGGTGGCAGGCTTGAGCACAACGAGACATACTGTGGCTCCTGTTATGGTGCGGAAGCG TCAGATGAAGACTGCTGTAATTCTTGTGAGGAAGTTCGTGAAGCATATCGAAAGAAAGGTTGGGCGGTGACAAATCCAGATTTAATGGACCAG TGCAAAAGAGAGGGATTTCTCCAAAAGATTAAAGATGAAGAGGGTGAAGGATGCAACATTTATGGGTTCTTAGAAGTTAACAAGGTGGCTGGAAATTTTCATTTTGCACCTGGGAAGAGTTTTCAGCAATCTGGTGTTCACGTGCATGATCTGCTGGCATTTCAGAAGGATAGTTTTAAT ATAACTCACAAGATTAATAGGCTGACTTTCGGAGAATATTTTCCAGGTGTTGTTAATCCTCTTGATGG TGTGCAATGGACACAAGAAACACCAAGTGGGATGTACCAGTATTTCATCAAG GTAGTACCTACTGTATACACAGATGTGAGTGGACACACTATCCAGTCAAATCAG ttttctGTGACTGAACATTTTAGGGGCACAGACATAGGTCGCCTTCAGTCCCTTCCAGgagttttcttcttttatgaCCTTTCTCCAATTAAG GTGACTTTCACAGAAGAACATGTTTCGTTCTTACACTTCCTAACAAATGTGTGTGCCATAGTTGGag GTGTTTTCACTGTTTCTGGCATACTGGATTCATTTATATATCATGGTCAAAAGGCAATCAAGAAGAAGATGGAAATCGGTAAGTTTAGTTGA